A region of Drosophila suzukii chromosome 2L, CBGP_Dsuzu_IsoJpt1.0, whole genome shotgun sequence DNA encodes the following proteins:
- the Dpm1 gene encoding dolichol-phosphate mannosyltransferase subunit 1, whose protein sequence is MPTNAHKYSILLPTYNEKDNLPIIIWLIVKYMKASGLEYEVIVIDDGSPDGTLDVAKDLQKIYGEDRIVLRPRGSKLGLGTAYIHGIKHATGDFIVIIDADLSHHPKFIPEFIKLQQEGDYDIVSGTRYAGNGGVFGWDFKRKLISRGANFLSQVLLRPDASDLTGSFRLYKKDVLEKCIASCVSKGYVFQMEMLVRARQHGYTIAEVPITFVDRIYGTSKLGGTEIIQFAKNLLYLFATT, encoded by the exons ATGCCAACAAATGCCCATAAATACAGCATACTGCTGCCCACCTACAACGAAAAGGATAATTTGCCCATTATAATATGGCTAATTGTGAAATATATGAAGGCCAG CGGCCTGGAATACGAGGTGATTGTTATTGATGATGGCAGTCCGGATGGAACATTGGATGTGGCCAAGGACTTGCAGAAGATTTACGGCGAGGACAGGATTGTGCTGAGACCCCGCGGCTCCAAACTGGGCCTTGGGACGGCCTACATACATGGCATCAAACATGCCACCGGGGACTTTATTGTTATCATCGATGCGGATTTGAGTCATCAT CCCAAGTTCATCCCGGAGTTCATCAAGCTGCAGCAGGAGGGAGACTACGACATTGTGTCCGGCACTAGGTACGCTGGAAATGGAGGTGTCTTTGGCTGGGACTTTAAGCGCAAGCTCATCTCGCGTGGCGCCAACTTTTTGTCCCAGGTTCTCCTCCGTCCGGATGCCAGTGATCTGACTGGGTCCTTCCGGCTCTACAAGAAGGATGTCCTGGAGAAGTGCATCGCGAGCTGCGTGTCCAAGGGCTATGTTTTCCAAATGGAGATGCTGGTCCGGGCCAGACAGCATGGCTACACCATCGCCGAGGTGCCCATCACCTTCGTGGACCGTATCTATGGCACCTCCAAACTCGGCGGCACCGAGATCATCCAGTTTGCCAAGAACCTGCTGTATCTGTTTGCAACCACATAA
- the LOC108016851 gene encoding centrosomal protein of 104 kDa isoform X2 — protein sequence MAKKIPFNVVFASDEDANFPASELNNHGPTVHGWRSAPDASLTSHDIILRFQQPAKIYRIQLLAHQYLIPEKVELWLHYSPKSLPSTPSSQYFDFLGFVALADNANTNYKSRELQSVTVCPRRGTHLKLRLIGVQGNDFNDTGQISLLAVNVLGEDLDVGPNNGNGEEHLVSEAPPLDTATGELALASICDDLLFSMYVEESIVRTIRQLEQRKVLAVNAERFEYARKLKLCMTALRSAGERLGRYALAKRQAVQQEDFTTARLRKEQIEMYRAAVLRQLQVHQLLEPQGVPLSSNDQSCEIYAGGKPSLPAAPSLQDVAQALAEATFSPKSLTSLSLDDKSSTDGSQPGNDNVVAAPAPIPAPTSLQATPTPTLGGWRKSHDELPQSPRLPSRHSSPMSSRQGSLRRRNKSVPRNSYEDYEERAIPTLRQECQGNALLEADPNRGRSRLNDRERRQAALPILVFGSELVEQFYSRQFQDREDGLLRLRNFLKEHDLVEASGNEHAASPNKVARSAALLLHRAVRDAVYSVFGQATETVRMLFLEYVPGRVSPNEVARCVDRLLPELLAKSGDPSARLHTLAQHTILSIAACPEVAEQHLVAPALSRSVGSGTHQRLAMSRLQMLEQLVHTQGISTDKHSGLTCRALSECGCSGIHHPAEPVRKVAERILLLVYKVNPRLVRKQLPPDDDITRRNLLYRQLFTEFDKLDLDRKQELLETNKYGGGHSSGDAATPPADKASTSSDASRLMNSRSGHGLGPVASSSNGYASCNGKQQYNEQLKRSMLSVSNSRKGSASNSESTEDNTPKIRCPFCDWSCVGSDTSQLDRHYWKTCPFLSKCPQCSQVLEVAALNYHLTTECDAKESYVVCTRCTESVHKQLYELHQMEDYCRELKTGAARCPLCHDDVHLPQDGGWKLHLLSAGGCPGNIRKKNFKKSN from the exons ATGGCCAAGAAAATACCTTTTAACGTGGTCTTCGCCTCAG ACGAGGATGCGAACTTTCCGGCCAGCGAGCTCAACAATCACGGACCCACTGTTCACGGATGGCGGAGTGCTCCGGACGCAAGCCTCACCTCTCATGACATAATCCTCCGTTTTCAACAGCCGGCCAAGATCTATCGCATCCAACTGTTGGCCCACCAGTATCTAATAC CTGAGAAAGTCGAGCTTTGGCTACACTACTCGCCCAAATCCCTGCCCAGTACTCCATCCTCGCAGTATTTTGACTTCCTGGGCTTCGTTGCCCTGGCGGACAATGCGAACACCAACTACAAGTCCCGGGAGCTGCAGAGCGTCACCGTGTGTCCCCGGCGGGGTACCCATCTTAAGTTGCGTCTCATTGGCGTCCAGGGCAACGACTTCAATGACACGGGTCAGATTTCCCTGTTAGCAGTGAATGTCCTGGGCGAGGATCTGGATGTAGGGCCAAATAATGGCAATGGCGAGGAACACCTGGTCAGCGAGGCCCCACCGCTGGACACCGCCACCGGGGAGCTAGCTTTGGCCTCCATCTGCGACGACCTGCTGTTCTCGATGTACGTGGAGGAGTCCATAGTGCGGACCATACGGCAGCTGGAGCAGCGAAAGGTTTTGGCCGTTAACGCCGAGAGATTCGAGTATGCCCGCAAGCTGAAATTATGCATGACGGCGTTGAGGAGCGCCGGAGAGCGTTTGGGACGCTATGCTTTGGCCAAACGGCAGGCCGTCCAGCAGGAGGACTTCACTACGGCGAGGCTGCGCAAGGAGCAGATCGAGATGTACCGGGCGGCAGTGCTGCGACAATTGCAGGTACATCAGCTCCTGGAACCGCAGGGTGTGCCTTTGAGCAGCAATGACCAGAGTTGCGAGATCTATGCGGGTGGGAAACCCAGCCTGCCCGCAGCTCCTAGTCTGCAGGATGTGGCACAGGCCCTGGCGGAGGCCACATTCAGTCCCAAGAGCCTGACAAGTCTCAGTTTGGATGACAAGTCCTCCACGGATGGCTCGCAGCCTGGTAATGACAATGTGGTGGCAGCTCCTGCTCCCATTCCGGCGCCCACCTCCCTGcaggccacgcccactcccaCGTTGGGCGGTTGGCGCAAGTCCCACGATGAGCTGCCCCAGTCGCCACGCCTGCCCTCCAGGCACAGTTCGCCCATGTCCAGTCGACAGGGATCGCTGCGCAGGCGCAACAAGAGCGTGCCGCGCAACTCCTACGAGGATTACGAAGAGCGGGCCATTCCCACGCTGCGACA GGAGTGCCAAGGCAACGCGCTTCTGGAAGCGGATCCGAACCGGGGACGTTCGCGTTTGAATGACCGCGAGCGTCGCCAGGCAGCCCTACCCATCCTGGTCTTCGGCAGTGAGCTG GTGGAGCAGTTCTACTCGCGTCAGTTTCAGGATCGAGAAGATGGCTTGCTGCGCCTGCGCAACTTCCTAAAGGAGCATGACCTGGTGGAGGCTTCGGGCAATGAGCATGCCGCCAGTCCCAACAAAGTGGCTCGTAGTGCAGCTCTGCTTCTCCATCGCGCGGTAAGGGACGCAGTTTACTCCGTGTTTGGCCAGGCCACGGAGACGGTGCGGATGCTGTTCCTGGAGTACGTGCCCGGACGCGTTTCCCCCAACGAGGTGGCCCGTTGTGTGGACCGCCTGCTGCCCGAACTACTGGCCAAGTCGGGCGATCCATCGGCTCGACTGCACACCCTGGCCCAGCACACGATCCTCAGCATCGCCGCCTGTCCTGAGGTGGCGGAGCAGCACCTGGTTGCCCCGGCTCTTTCGCGTAGCGTTGGATCTGGAACCCATCAGCGTCTGGCCATGAGCCGACTGCAGATGTTGGAGCAGCTTGTCCACACTCAGGGCATCAGCACGGACAAGCACAGTGGCCTCACCTGCAGGGCATTGTCCGAGTGCGGCTGCTCCGGCATCCATCACCCGGCGGAACCTGTTCGTAAGGTGGCCGAACGGATCCTGCTGCTTGTCTACAAGGTTAATCCCCGATTGGTACGCAAACAACTACCTCCGGATGACGACATCACGCGACGTAATCTCTTGTACCGCCAACTCTTCACCGAGTTCGACAAGTTGGATCTGGATCGCAAGCAGGAGCTGCTGGAGACCAACAAGTACGGGGGCGGTCACAGCTCAGGGGatgctgccacgccccctgcgGATAAGGCCTCCACCAGCTCGGATGCTTCTCGGCTGATGAACAGTCGGAGTGGACATGGTCTGGGCCCAGTGGCCAGTTCCAGTAATGGATACGCGAGCTGCAATGGAAAGCAGCAGTACAACGAGCAGCTGAAGCGCTCCATGCTGTCGGTGTCGAACTCACGCAAAGGATCCGCTTCGAACTCGGAGTCCACCGAGGACAACACACCCAAAAT acGTTGCCCCTTTTGCGATTGGTCGTGTGTTGGCAGTGACACTAGTCAGTTGGACCGACACTACTGGAAGACCTGTCCCTTTTTGTCCAAGTGCCCACAATGCAGCCAAGTGCTGGAGGTAGCCGCCCTCAACTACCACCTGACAA CGGAATGTGATGCCAAGGAGAGCTATGTGGTCTGTACCCGCTGCACTGAATCGGTGCACAAGCAGCTCTATGAGTTGCATCAGATGGAGGACTATTGTCGAG AACTGAAAACGGGAGCTGCCCGATGTCCCCTCTGCCATGATGATGTGCACCTGCCACAGGATGGAGGATGGAAATTGCACCTCCTCAGCGCCGGCGGTTGTCCCGGGAATATTCGCAAAAAGAATTTCAAAAAGTCAAATTAG
- the LOC108016851 gene encoding centrosomal protein of 104 kDa isoform X1 yields the protein MAKKIPFNVVFASDEDANFPASELNNHGPTVHGWRSAPDASLTSHDIILRFQQPAKIYRIQLLAHQYLIPEKVELWLHYSPKSLPSTPSSQYFDFLGFVALADNANTNYKSRELQSVTVCPRRGTHLKLRLIGVQGNDFNDTGQISLLAVNVLGEDLDVGPNNGNGEEHLVSEAPPLDTATGELALASICDDLLFSMYVEESIVRTIRQLEQRKVLAVNAERFEYARKLKLCMTALRSAGERLGRYALAKRQAVQQEDFTTARLRKEQIEMYRAAVLRQLQVHQLLEPQGVPLSSNDQSCEIYAGGKPSLPAAPSLQDVAQALAEATFSPKSLTSLSLDDKSSTDGSQPGNDNVVAAPAPIPAPTSLQATPTPTLGGWRKSHDELPQSPRLPSRHSSPMSSRQGSLRRRNKSVPRNSYEDYEERAIPTLRHSNTNEFLRECQGNALLEADPNRGRSRLNDRERRQAALPILVFGSELVEQFYSRQFQDREDGLLRLRNFLKEHDLVEASGNEHAASPNKVARSAALLLHRAVRDAVYSVFGQATETVRMLFLEYVPGRVSPNEVARCVDRLLPELLAKSGDPSARLHTLAQHTILSIAACPEVAEQHLVAPALSRSVGSGTHQRLAMSRLQMLEQLVHTQGISTDKHSGLTCRALSECGCSGIHHPAEPVRKVAERILLLVYKVNPRLVRKQLPPDDDITRRNLLYRQLFTEFDKLDLDRKQELLETNKYGGGHSSGDAATPPADKASTSSDASRLMNSRSGHGLGPVASSSNGYASCNGKQQYNEQLKRSMLSVSNSRKGSASNSESTEDNTPKIRCPFCDWSCVGSDTSQLDRHYWKTCPFLSKCPQCSQVLEVAALNYHLTTECDAKESYVVCTRCTESVHKQLYELHQMEDYCRELKTGAARCPLCHDDVHLPQDGGWKLHLLSAGGCPGNIRKKNFKKSN from the exons ATGGCCAAGAAAATACCTTTTAACGTGGTCTTCGCCTCAG ACGAGGATGCGAACTTTCCGGCCAGCGAGCTCAACAATCACGGACCCACTGTTCACGGATGGCGGAGTGCTCCGGACGCAAGCCTCACCTCTCATGACATAATCCTCCGTTTTCAACAGCCGGCCAAGATCTATCGCATCCAACTGTTGGCCCACCAGTATCTAATAC CTGAGAAAGTCGAGCTTTGGCTACACTACTCGCCCAAATCCCTGCCCAGTACTCCATCCTCGCAGTATTTTGACTTCCTGGGCTTCGTTGCCCTGGCGGACAATGCGAACACCAACTACAAGTCCCGGGAGCTGCAGAGCGTCACCGTGTGTCCCCGGCGGGGTACCCATCTTAAGTTGCGTCTCATTGGCGTCCAGGGCAACGACTTCAATGACACGGGTCAGATTTCCCTGTTAGCAGTGAATGTCCTGGGCGAGGATCTGGATGTAGGGCCAAATAATGGCAATGGCGAGGAACACCTGGTCAGCGAGGCCCCACCGCTGGACACCGCCACCGGGGAGCTAGCTTTGGCCTCCATCTGCGACGACCTGCTGTTCTCGATGTACGTGGAGGAGTCCATAGTGCGGACCATACGGCAGCTGGAGCAGCGAAAGGTTTTGGCCGTTAACGCCGAGAGATTCGAGTATGCCCGCAAGCTGAAATTATGCATGACGGCGTTGAGGAGCGCCGGAGAGCGTTTGGGACGCTATGCTTTGGCCAAACGGCAGGCCGTCCAGCAGGAGGACTTCACTACGGCGAGGCTGCGCAAGGAGCAGATCGAGATGTACCGGGCGGCAGTGCTGCGACAATTGCAGGTACATCAGCTCCTGGAACCGCAGGGTGTGCCTTTGAGCAGCAATGACCAGAGTTGCGAGATCTATGCGGGTGGGAAACCCAGCCTGCCCGCAGCTCCTAGTCTGCAGGATGTGGCACAGGCCCTGGCGGAGGCCACATTCAGTCCCAAGAGCCTGACAAGTCTCAGTTTGGATGACAAGTCCTCCACGGATGGCTCGCAGCCTGGTAATGACAATGTGGTGGCAGCTCCTGCTCCCATTCCGGCGCCCACCTCCCTGcaggccacgcccactcccaCGTTGGGCGGTTGGCGCAAGTCCCACGATGAGCTGCCCCAGTCGCCACGCCTGCCCTCCAGGCACAGTTCGCCCATGTCCAGTCGACAGGGATCGCTGCGCAGGCGCAACAAGAGCGTGCCGCGCAACTCCTACGAGGATTACGAAGAGCGGGCCATTCCCACGCTGCGACA TTCAAATACTAATGAATTTTTAAGGGAGTGCCAAGGCAACGCGCTTCTGGAAGCGGATCCGAACCGGGGACGTTCGCGTTTGAATGACCGCGAGCGTCGCCAGGCAGCCCTACCCATCCTGGTCTTCGGCAGTGAGCTG GTGGAGCAGTTCTACTCGCGTCAGTTTCAGGATCGAGAAGATGGCTTGCTGCGCCTGCGCAACTTCCTAAAGGAGCATGACCTGGTGGAGGCTTCGGGCAATGAGCATGCCGCCAGTCCCAACAAAGTGGCTCGTAGTGCAGCTCTGCTTCTCCATCGCGCGGTAAGGGACGCAGTTTACTCCGTGTTTGGCCAGGCCACGGAGACGGTGCGGATGCTGTTCCTGGAGTACGTGCCCGGACGCGTTTCCCCCAACGAGGTGGCCCGTTGTGTGGACCGCCTGCTGCCCGAACTACTGGCCAAGTCGGGCGATCCATCGGCTCGACTGCACACCCTGGCCCAGCACACGATCCTCAGCATCGCCGCCTGTCCTGAGGTGGCGGAGCAGCACCTGGTTGCCCCGGCTCTTTCGCGTAGCGTTGGATCTGGAACCCATCAGCGTCTGGCCATGAGCCGACTGCAGATGTTGGAGCAGCTTGTCCACACTCAGGGCATCAGCACGGACAAGCACAGTGGCCTCACCTGCAGGGCATTGTCCGAGTGCGGCTGCTCCGGCATCCATCACCCGGCGGAACCTGTTCGTAAGGTGGCCGAACGGATCCTGCTGCTTGTCTACAAGGTTAATCCCCGATTGGTACGCAAACAACTACCTCCGGATGACGACATCACGCGACGTAATCTCTTGTACCGCCAACTCTTCACCGAGTTCGACAAGTTGGATCTGGATCGCAAGCAGGAGCTGCTGGAGACCAACAAGTACGGGGGCGGTCACAGCTCAGGGGatgctgccacgccccctgcgGATAAGGCCTCCACCAGCTCGGATGCTTCTCGGCTGATGAACAGTCGGAGTGGACATGGTCTGGGCCCAGTGGCCAGTTCCAGTAATGGATACGCGAGCTGCAATGGAAAGCAGCAGTACAACGAGCAGCTGAAGCGCTCCATGCTGTCGGTGTCGAACTCACGCAAAGGATCCGCTTCGAACTCGGAGTCCACCGAGGACAACACACCCAAAAT acGTTGCCCCTTTTGCGATTGGTCGTGTGTTGGCAGTGACACTAGTCAGTTGGACCGACACTACTGGAAGACCTGTCCCTTTTTGTCCAAGTGCCCACAATGCAGCCAAGTGCTGGAGGTAGCCGCCCTCAACTACCACCTGACAA CGGAATGTGATGCCAAGGAGAGCTATGTGGTCTGTACCCGCTGCACTGAATCGGTGCACAAGCAGCTCTATGAGTTGCATCAGATGGAGGACTATTGTCGAG AACTGAAAACGGGAGCTGCCCGATGTCCCCTCTGCCATGATGATGTGCACCTGCCACAGGATGGAGGATGGAAATTGCACCTCCTCAGCGCCGGCGGTTGTCCCGGGAATATTCGCAAAAAGAATTTCAAAAAGTCAAATTAG
- the LOC108021531 gene encoding uncharacterized protein: MPPFCCGGRRCAKDLEVEKPNEGGRQSMRETIYTTTAEYERPLSLKFYARHDWPYFNCTNQEARLIREKLDPESLLNARKIASHDEGVEEKYEMKHNTPQPMTYNQIYGWYSDRAYRYLKRDRGTFVFPHENDPMIEQILRNKLKRS; encoded by the coding sequence ATGCCACCCTTTTGCTGTGGTGGCCGACGCTGTGCCAAGGATCTGGAGGTGGAGAAACCAAATGAAGGAGGTCGCCAGTCCATGAGGGAGACTATATACACCACCACCGCGGAATATGAGCGCCCGTTGTCCCTGAAGTTTTACGCCCGTCACGACTGGCCGTATTTTAACTGCACCAACCAAGAGGCGCGCCTCATACGGGAGAAGCTTGACCCGGAGTCCCTGCTGAATGCCCGGAAAATAGCCAGCCATGACGAGGGCGTTGAGGAAAAGTACGAGATGAAGCATAACACGCCGCAGCCGATGACATATAACCAGATCTACGGATGGTACTCGGATAGAGCCTACCGCTATCTGAAACGAGATCGCGGCACTTTCGTGTTTCCCCACGAGAACGATCCTATGATTGAgcaaatattaagaaacaaaCTGAAACGCTCTTGA
- the LOC108021530 gene encoding ethanolaminephosphotransferase 1, with amino-acid sequence MEKLIRRLMDHQYLTRAQINGFDNYKYSAIDTSPLSQYVMHPFWNWLVKFFPRWFAPNLMTFLGFLFSAMNLVLLSYYDWNFEASSGEEGTTPIPSWVWLCTGINIFLAYTLDGIDGKQARRIGLSGPLGELFDHGLDSYTAMLIPTCLYSIFGRSRVYSVRPMRMYYVCLTVYFNFFVSHWEKYNTGILYLPWGYDLSMWGSTAMYMVTWYLGFERWKFELPLGSYGTLPMGNVMEAVLHVSAMANLPLVIINVYNSYANRTGRMLPFWEAIRPMWPFLTYFVILLTWPYVSPNDIMEKDPRAIFMLSGTIFSNVSCRLIVSQMSVTRCEAWHWQTPMFVLSFLVSLWLPLLERPLLYMLLIVTTLSHWQYGASVVNQMCEHFNRICFTVHKRVPQEDLSKEKILLADKIAQPEKHHEEPAKKED; translated from the exons ATGGAGAAGCTAATCAGACGACTGATGGACCATCAATATCTGACGCGGGCCCAAATCAATGGGTTCGACAACTACAAG TACAGCGCCATCGATACTTCCCCTCTGAGTCAATATGTGATGCATCCCTTTTGGAATTGGCTAGTCAAG TTCTTCCCGCGCTGGTTTGCGCCCAACCTGATGACCTTTCTGGGCTTCCTGTTTAGCGCCATGAACCTGGTGCTGCTCTCGTACTATGACTGGAACTTTGAGGCGAGTTCCGGCGAGGAGGGCACCACACCCATTCCCTCGTGGGTCTGGCTCTGCACGGGCATCAACATCTTTCTGGCCTACACGCTGGACGGCATTGATGGCAAGCAGGCCCGTCGTATTGGATTGTCCGGCCCGTTGGGGGAGCTCTTTGATCATGGATTGGACTCTTACACCGCCATGTTGATCCCGACGTGCCTGTACAGCATTTTCGGTCGGAGCCGGGTTTATTCGGTGCGACCCATGAGGATGTACTACGTCTGCCTTACAGTCTACTTCAACTTCTTCGTTTCGCACTGGGAGAAGTACAATACGGGCATCCTTTATCTACCATGGGGCTACGATCTCAGCATGTGGGGCAGCACGGCCATGTACATGGTCACCTGGTATTTGGGCTTCGAGCGCTGGAAGTTCGAACTGCCCCTGGGATCCTACGGAACCCTGCCTATGGGCAATGTCATGGAGGCGGTCCTGCATGTCAGTGCCATGGCGAATCTTCCACTAGTCATTATTAATGTGTACAA CTCCTATGCGAATCGTACCGGACGCATGCTACCCTTTTGGGAAGCCATCAGGCCCATGTGGCCCTTCCTCACCTACTTCGTCATCCTGCTGACCTGGCCATATGTCTCGCCGAACGACATCATGGAAAAGGATCCACGCGCCATATTCATGCTCAGCGGCACCATCTTTTCCAACGTCAGC TGTCGTTTGATTGTATCCCAAATGTCAGTGACGAGATGTGAGGCGTGGCACTGGCAGACGCCCATGTTCGTGCTATCCTTCCTAGTCAGTCTGTGGCTGCCGCTGCTGGAGAGGCCTTTGCTGTACATGCTTTTGATTGTAACCACCCTAAGTCACTGGCAGTATGGAGCCAGCGTGGTAAACCAGATGTGCGAGCACTTCAACAGGATCTGCTTTACTGTCCACAAGCGAGTGCCGCAGGAGGACCTTTCCAAAGAGAAGATTCTGCTGGCTGACAAAATCGCCCAGCCAGAAAAACATCACGAAGAGCCGGCAAAGAAAGAAGATTAG
- the LOC108009384 gene encoding uncharacterized protein, with the protein MAWKTFTLLPLLLAATLANPLSSTVETFTPPALNTEQTQIIKEEHFPAVAPPQAIESSGSSGQPILLQPPISPSGDDDALRRRTITYDQRQEGQYNIRADLENFMILLIPPGPQEGISLLELLGRGNTKGSGALKRKHPLRSNSLKSYYQKSHLQKLQQQQNHHQQSQAMALPEFIEGRSPYHVDISASDPEQAQRLQRQQVDVLPPQSIPMPQLIKPFHLEAEPELIQALPPVSASSSAGSNLLESYNHPGSQYFRSSRSLRGDSYLDTNRLTGGDFASPRSISAPIYRSDLGGGASGLYPPIDVPTYYSDQSRSWQLDEEPTRPQAVDPEIVSFDLLADDDLAESRTLLRDGLARCARGERRDSYGACRQIEGY; encoded by the coding sequence ATGGCCTGGAAGACTTTCACGCTTTTACCCCTGCTATTGGCAGCTACATTAGCCAATCCCTTGAGCTCCACAGTGGAGACCTTTACCCCACCAGCTCTCAACACCGAGCAGACGCAGATCATCAAGGAGGAGCACTTCCCGGCTGTAGCCCCCCCACAGGCTATCGAGTCTAGCGGTTCCAGTGGCCAACCCATTTTGCTGCAACCTCCTATTTCGCCCAGCGGAGATGATGATGCACTGCGGCGCCGGACTATTACCTACGATCAGCGACAGGAGGGGCAGTATAACATACGCGCTGATCTCGAGAACTTCATGATCCTGCTCATCCCACCTGGACCGCAGGAGGGTATCAGCCTGCTGGAACTGTTGGGTCGTGGAAACACCAAGGGCAGTGGGGCCCTCAAGCGCAAACATCCCCTAAGAAGCAACTCTCTGAAGTCCTATTATCAGAAGAGTCATCTCCAGAAGCTTCAACAGCAACAGAACCATCATCAACAATCGCAAGCGATGGCGCTGCCGGAATTCATTGAAGGTCGCTCGCCCTATCACGTGGACATCTCTGCCAGCGATCCCGAGCAGGCACAACGTTTGCAGCGTCAACAGGTTGACGTACTGCCTCCTCAATCGATTCCCATGCCACAGCTGATCAAGCCCTTTCATCTAGAGGCGGAACCTGAGTTGATTCAGGCCCTGCCACCCGTTTCCGCTAGCAGCAGTGCTGGCTCCAATCTTCTCGAGAGCTACAATCATCCCGGATCGCAGTACTTCCGCAGTTCCCGATCCCTCAGAGGTGACAGCTATCTGGATACCAATCGCTTGACTGGCGGTGACTTTGCCAGTCCGCGTTCCATCAGTGCTCCAATTTACCGCAGCGATCTTGGAGGCGGAGCCAGTGGTCTTTACCCTCCCATCGATGTTCCAACCTACTACTCAGATCAATCCCGGTCCTGGCAGCTGGACGAGGAGCCCACCCGGCCACAAGCCGTTGACCCAGAGATCGTAAGCTTCGATCTGTTGGCCGATGACGACCTCGCCGAGTCCCGGACCCTCCTACGAGACGGTTTGGCCCGCTGTGCCCGCGGGGAGCGAAGGGATAGCTACGGAGCCTGTCGCCAGATCGAGGGCTACTGA